The Intrasporangium calvum DSM 43043 sequence ACGCCTAGCCTCAGTCCTGCAGCATCGACCACACGAGAGGGAGACACCCACCGATGGCACTCAAGGAAACGACGGACGCGACGTTCGCGGATGACGTCCTCATGAGCGAGAAGCCCGTTCTCGTCGACTTCTGGGCGGAGTGGTGCGGTCCGTGCCGGAAGGTCGCCCCGATCCTCGAGGAGATCAACGAGCAGTACGGCGACAAGATCGAGGTGGTCAAGCTGGACACCGACGCCAACATGGACACCGCTGCCCGCTACGGGGTCGTCTCGATCCCGACGCTGAACGTCTACGTCAAGGGTCAGGTCGTCAAGAGCATCGTCGGCGCGCACCCGAAGCCCAAGCTGCTTAGGGAGCTCGAGGAGTTCATCTCCTGACGGCGTTCGCCCACTGGCGAGCTCGGTTCGAAGGGGTGGTCTGCCGGTCCCGGTGCCACCCCTTCGGCGTACTACAGTGCACAGGTCCCGTTCCGGAAGGAGCCTCGTGTCACCTCAGTCGGTCGTCGTGCTGCGACGTGGCGACTCCGGCCCCGCGGTCGCCGACGTCTGCGCGCGGCTGCTGCTCACCGGTGACCTGCCGGCCTCGTGGGCGGAGCGTGGGGTGCCACGCGGCACCGCAGTCTTCGACGAGACCGTCGAAGAGGCCGTCAAGTCGTTCCAGCAGCGACGCGGCCTGCTCGTCGACGGCGTCGTGGGCCGTTCCACGTACTCCGTGCTCGACGGGGCCCGATGGGCGCTCGGCGACCGGGTGCTGCGCTACGTCCCGGACTACTTTCTCGAGGGCGACGACGTGGTCCGCCTTCAAGCCCGGCTCCTCGAGCTCGGGTTCACCCCGGGGAAGGTGGACGGGATCCACGGCCCAGCCACCGATGCGGCTCTCCGCTCGTTCCAGGCTGCAGTCGGGCTGACACCCGACGGGACCCTGGGGCCCGAGACGCTGCGCGCCTTCCAAGCGCTGCAGCGGTCCGTCACCGGCGGCTCCGCGAACGCGCTGCGCGAGCGGGAACAGATCCGGCGAGGCGGTTTCAGCCTCACCGGCCGCACCGTGGTCCTCGACCCGGGGCACGGCGGCGCCGACCCTGGTGCCGTCGGCCACGGACTCGTCGAGGCGGACCTCAGCCTTGACCTCGCCCGCCGCATCGAGGGACGTCTCACTGCGCACGGCGTGGAGGTGGTGTTCACCCGGACCGGCACGACCGCCGGAGAGGAGATCGACCGGGCCGCCTTCGCCAACTCGCTGGAGGCCGACCTCGTCCTGTCGATCCACACCGATCACTCCGAGGCGGCAGCCGCCCATGGCGCGGCGACCTTCTTCTACGGCCACGGCGACCCGAGCCGACGGACGCAGGGCGCCTGGTCGACCATCGGCGAGCACTTCGCCGAGCTGCTCCTGCGTGAGGTCGTCGCACGCACGGGACTGACCGACTGTCGCTCCCATCCCCGCAGCTGGCCGCTCCTGCGCCGCACCCGGATGCCGGCCGTCCGCCTCGAGGTCGGCTACCTCAGCCATCCGAGCGACGCGGCGACGCTGGCCGACCCGCTGACCCGGGACCGCATCGCCGAGGGTGTTGTCGTTGCTCTGCAACGCCTCTACCTCGGTGACGCGGACACCGCGCGGACCGGGATGCTCAAGCTCGCGGACCTCCGACGCCACATCGAGTCCGCGCGGGACGGTCACCCCGACCACCCTCAGCCTGGTGTGACCCACCCTGGCGCGACCCACCCCGGCGCATCGGCCTGACCCTTCAGGGTCGGTCCGAGGCCCGCGCCCGAGTGACGCCGTCCGGGTGCGTGCTCGGCACCGGACGGACCCCCGGCACCTTCGCCAGGAGCCGGCGCACCGCTGCCGCGGCCTCCTCGCGAACGGTCACGACCGTACGCAGATCGAGCCGCAGCCGAGGGTACGTGGGGTGGTCCCTCGCGACCCGGAAACCCACCTTCTCGAGGAAGGCCACCTCGAGGACGCACGGGTGTCGGCGCACGGCGAGCGGGCGAGCCCCGATGACGTCGATCGAGCGAACCCGATGGCGCAGGGCGTCCTTGACGGCGGCTTGGACGAGGACCTTCCGCAGTCCGCGTCCCTGGTGGTCGGCGTTGACCCGCACGGTCAGGAGCACCAAAGTGGAGGGGTCCGACGGCGCGGTCGGGAATGCGGCGAGGCGCGGGACGTAGCGGGCCGGAGCGAGCAGGACGTGTCCGGCCGGACGACCGTCGACGTAGGCGATCCGCCCGGGCGGACCCCACTCGGTCGTCACGTCCCTCACCCACTCGGCGAGCACCTCGAGTGGTTCGCGCCGGACGATGGCGCCGTTGCGGGGAACGGTCTGCCAGAACGTACACAGCGCCGAGTCGCCCGCGAGATCGGCGACCCGATCGACCGTGAGAGGACGCAGCTCACGCACGGGACGGCTCCCAGCAGGGGCGTTGCATGAGCCCATTCTGTCCCACCCGCGGAGGACACGGACGCGCGATGGCCAGCCCAGCGGCATACGGTATCTATCGTGGGGGCATGAGCGACCAGGGCAGCTATGTCGAGCCCAGCTACGAGCGGGACACGCGCTACATCACCACACGCATCACCGCGGACGGCCGGGACGGCTACCCGGTGGAGCCCGGCCGCTACCGGCTCGTCGTCGCGCGCGCCTGTCCCTGGGCCAACCGCGCCATCATCGTCCGGAGGCTGCTCGGCCTCGAGGACGTGCTGTCGATGGGCATCTGCGGTCCGACCCACGACCAGCGCAGCTGGACCTTCGACCTCGACCCGGGCGGTGTCGACCCGGTCCTCGGCATCCCGCGCATCCAGGACGCCTACTTCAAGCGCGAGCCCGGCTACCCGCGCGGCATCACAGTTCCGGCCCTCGTCGACATCCCGACCGGGGCCGTCGTGACCAACGACTTCGCCCAGATGACCCTCGATCTCTCGACGGAGTGGCGCGAGCACCATCGTCCCGGGGGCGCCGGACCTCTACCCCGAGGCGTGGCGCGGCGAGATCGACGAGATGGCCCAGGCCAACTACACCGAGGTCAACAACGGCGTCTACCGATGCGGGTTCGCTGGGACGCAGGAGTCGTACGACGCCGCCTACGAGCGCCTCTGGCGCCGCCTCGACTGGCTCGAGAACCACCTGGCGACCCGCCGCTACCTCGTCGGCGACCACATCACCGAGGCTGACGTGCGCCTGTTCACCACCCTGGTGCGCTTCGACCCGGT is a genomic window containing:
- the trxA gene encoding thioredoxin; translation: MALKETTDATFADDVLMSEKPVLVDFWAEWCGPCRKVAPILEEINEQYGDKIEVVKLDTDANMDTAARYGVVSIPTLNVYVKGQVVKSIVGAHPKPKLLRELEEFIS
- a CDS encoding N-acetylmuramoyl-L-alanine amidase; this encodes MSPQSVVVLRRGDSGPAVADVCARLLLTGDLPASWAERGVPRGTAVFDETVEEAVKSFQQRRGLLVDGVVGRSTYSVLDGARWALGDRVLRYVPDYFLEGDDVVRLQARLLELGFTPGKVDGIHGPATDAALRSFQAAVGLTPDGTLGPETLRAFQALQRSVTGGSANALREREQIRRGGFSLTGRTVVLDPGHGGADPGAVGHGLVEADLSLDLARRIEGRLTAHGVEVVFTRTGTTAGEEIDRAAFANSLEADLVLSIHTDHSEAAAAHGAATFFYGHGDPSRRTQGAWSTIGEHFAELLLREVVARTGLTDCRSHPRSWPLLRRTRMPAVRLEVGYLSHPSDAATLADPLTRDRIAEGVVVALQRLYLGDADTARTGMLKLADLRRHIESARDGHPDHPQPGVTHPGATHPGASA
- a CDS encoding GNAT family N-acetyltransferase, which gives rise to MRELRPLTVDRVADLAGDSALCTFWQTVPRNGAIVRREPLEVLAEWVRDVTTEWGPPGRIAYVDGRPAGHVLLAPARYVPRLAAFPTAPSDPSTLVLLTVRVNADHQGRGLRKVLVQAAVKDALRHRVRSIDVIGARPLAVRRHPCVLEVAFLEKVGFRVARDHPTYPRLRLDLRTVVTVREEAAAAVRRLLAKVPGVRPVPSTHPDGVTRARASDRP